GCCGGTCGAACTTGCTGACGATGTCGAACGATGAGTCCGCCATGCGATCGCCCTTCCTCGTTGCTCCTAGCCGTTTGTGAATTGTCTACCCGCTCGTTGTAACCTGCTAGGCGGCAGGTTGCCCGAGCGGCCAATGGGAGCGGACTGTAAATCCGTCGGCTAACGCCTACACTGGTTCGAATCCAGTACCTGCCACCACAGGGCAGAGGGCATTTTCGCCTACTGCAACAGGTTTGAACACCTCGGCCTTTGGCTGTAGCCCATGCATGGAGTCGGGATGGCGCGGGTCAACGAAGGTTAGGTCACGCTACCTGCGTTGTAGCGACCGGCAAGCGAGCTGTCACGGCCCCGGTCGAGTCTCACTCGCCTGCAGTTGTGGTCTCGCCCGGCGGAGCCGAGGCGGGATTATCGTCGGGGGACACATCGGTTTCTGTATTTTCCTGCTCGCCCTTTTGAGGGGGCTGTTCGTCCCCTTCTGGCGGTGGTTGCTCGGAGGTCGTCACGCTAGTTCTCCATTCCCGCGGTGATTGATGGGTGTCAGCTACCCGAGTTCAGGGCGCAGGAAACCAGGCCTTCACAGCCGTGATCCGCAAGCGTTCGTCGGCCCGTATCGGTCGACATCGAGCACCGCCGTCTTGGCCCCAGAAGTCGTTGCACCACTTGGGCGTTCACCCCGATGGTCGTGCCTCACGGTGCGAGCTGGACATGGCCCCGCGGCGGAGCCGGGGAAGGCGGCGGCGGCGACGGTGGGGGCGGCGGAGGTGCGGGGGGTGCCTCCGGTTCCGGAGCGGGTCCCTCCGGTGGGTGGGGCGGCGGCGCCAACGGCTGTTCTGCCCGAGGTGCCGGTGGCGCGACCCGCCGTGGTGGCGCGACAGGCGGCGGCGCGATCGGATTTGCCGTCGGTGCCGGCAGCGGTGGCGGCGGGTCAGGCGTAAGTTCCCCCAACGGGATTGGCCGGATAGGTCCGGTAGCGCAACAGGCTCCGTTTGGCATGTCCGCAGCAACTCGGAGCATCGGCACCGGCAAGTGTGCTGCACCGACCACGCTCAAGGCGCTGCCTAGCGCGGCGATGGGCACCGCACACACAGCCCGTATTCGACGCCAACATGGCCGTCGCGCCGCGCCCTCAATCTGCGGGTCTGCGCGAAAGCCCAGTGGTGACTCGGGGTTACAACCAGCTACGATCTTCATCATTGCAGGCGCCAGACGGCTGCGCAGTTAACGCCAGGTATCGACTGAACTTGATACCTGGCAGATGACACCGAAGAAATGGAAACCGCGCCGTGCGTACCGGCATCACCAGCCTTGCCAGCGCTCTGGCTGGCGTCTCGGTGATGCTGACCGCCGCAATTATCTGCGCTGGCGCGGCCGCTGCCGACTCCCAGGAAGATCAGTTTGTGGCGGAGCTCTCGCAACTACAGATTCCCGTCGTCGATAACGTGCCGGGACTCGTCTACCGAGCTCATGAACTCTGTGGCGAACTCGATCGCGGTACTTCGTTCCAGGGCGTAGTGGACGAGGTGACGAACACGACGTATCAAGACAATCCGTCGTTACGCATGGTTCCCGATCGGGTTACCCGTACCGCGGTCAAATTCATCACCGCATCAGTGGACAACTACTGCCCAAGCCACAAGGGCCAGCTTCCGCCTCCGTCCTGAGGCGAAACCCGCTGTGCGAGTCGTTGATTCGCGCGATCCCGGACGGTGTCTGCCACTCAGCTGCCGTCGATTTCAGCGACGATCTTGCCGAGAACTTTTCGTCCGCCGAGCCGCGCGAGCGCCTCGGGAATGTCCTGGAACGACACCGTTTCACTTACCGTGGGCTGGATGGCGCCGGCGTCGACGAATTGCGCGAGACCCCGCAGGATCTCTTCGACATGCTCACGGCTGTAGCCGGCCGCAAGCACACCAACCAGCGTCGTATTGGTCAGGACCATCATTTGGACGTCGGGGGTCGGCCACGCACCACTGGCGAAACCGACGGCCAGATGCCGGCCGTCACGAGCCAGGGCGCCCATGGCCGCAGTGCCCTGCGCACCGCCGACGGGATCGAAGACCAGGTCGACACCAGCCCAATTGGTCGCTTCTCGCAGTGCCTGCGCGAGTGGTGCTCCGTCGGCGGTGGTGTCGCCATGGGCCACGACGACGTGGTCCGCACCCAGTGACCGACAGAATTCGGCCCTCCTGTCGTCGCTGACGACGGCAAGCACCTCCGCGTGCAAAGCCTTGCCGAGTTGGACTGCCGCGATCCCGCTCCCGCCCGCGGCGCCGAGCACCGTAAGCCGTTGTCCCGCACCGAGTCCGCCCCGATCAACCAGACCGATCCAGGCAGTCGTGTTAGGAATCCAGAAACCGGCGGCGGCGGAGTCGTCCAGGCCGGGGGGAGCCGGGAAGACGTTGCTGGCATGGGCGAGAGCTTCGGCGGCGAAGGATCCATTGCCGCTGACGAAGTCGCTGACCCCCAGCACGCGGGTGCCGATCGCGATATCGGCGCCCGGCCCGACCGCGGTGACGGTGCCGACGAACTCCTGCCCCGGCGTGAATGGCAGCGGGGGTGTCAGCGGATAGGTGCCGCGACACATCAGCACATCGGGCAGTCCGAGCCCGGCCGCCGCAACCTTGATTCTGACGTGTTCGGCGCCCGGGTCCGGCGGGTCCCGGTCCACTTGGCGCAGCACATCGATCGGCTCGCCGATGCCGTGAACCTGCCAAGCCTTCACTGGACGGCTTTCTCCATGGAGCGGCACCCTACCAGCGGCGTTGGTCAAATATCTTGGTGCGTCTGCCAATACCGTTCGTTACCTGATGTTGCGAACCGTCCCATGGGTCAAATCGACCTCGGCAACCGCATGCGGCTCCCTGCGCATCGCGGGGATCTTGGTCGTCGCCGAGCTGGAACGAACGGCGCGTGCATCAGATACCGGTCGAGCCGAGTCTCTTGGTTTCCATGGTTTGTTGGTGCCCCTTGTTACGGGGTGAAAGATGTTCGGCGACAATGGTTTGCTTTAGTCGAGCGACGGCCTGGTCGGTAGTCCAGACCGCGCTGGCAAGGAATCGGAAGTTGATCAGCGCGGCTAGATAGCCGTCGCCTTCCGGCAGGCGGGGACCCGCAGTGGCGTCCTTGACGACGGCGACTTCGAAGCCCTGCTCGATGAGTTCGCGCAGATGGCCTTCGACGCACAGATTCGCGGCCATGCCGGCCAGCAGAACCTGGTTCACGCCGCGTTTGCGCAACTGCAGCACGAGGTCGTTCGACTCGGGCCCGACGATCTTGTGCGGGGAGGCGATCACGGTTCGCCCGTCGTGAATATGGTGCTGGTAGTCGGGCAGGAAGTCGGCACCGGAGCCGGCGAAGCCGTCGCTCGTGTACGCGTCCCGGCGCTCGAACATGCCGACCTTGGTCATGAATTGTTCGAGCGGATCACCGAACCGCCACTGGCTGTCGGTCGGATAGAAGTAGTGCGGCGATACCGCGACGGTGATACCCGCGAGCTTCGCGGCACTGAACAGTTCGCCGATGTGAGCGACGGTGTTGTTGTCGCGGACGCTGTCGCCGAAAACCGACCACGAAACCCCTTCGGGGCTAAGGAAATCGACCTGCGGATCGGTGACGACGAGTGCGGCGTGCCGGTGATCAAACTCGAAGTTGGACCTCGGCAGCGCGGGGTTTTGCGGTTCGGCGTAGTTGGCCAGGTCTGTCATTCGGCATCCTCCACTCACGGTAATCTACAATAGATGACCAGTCGTCTATAAATCAACAGACGGTGCCGCCGTCTGTTCGGCTGTTGCGATTCAGCTCAGCAGCGCCGGCACGGTGATGGTTTCGAACCGTTCATACGGGGCGCGACTGCGGGTCACCTTCCCGCGCAGGGCCGCGCCTTCCCACGATTCGATCAGCAGGGAGGCCAGTTCGTCGGCACCGACGTCCGCTCGGACGTCGCCGGCGCTGTCCTGGCCGGTGCGTACACAAGCGGTGAGCGCCGCGTCCCAGCGGTCGAGAATGCGGACAAGTTCGACGCGTACCCGTTCGCTGGAACCGCCGAGCTCGAGTGCGAGGTTGCCGACAAGGCAGCCGAGCAGGAACTCGCCTGACTCGTGTTCGTCGGCCAGCGCATGGAAGAAGCGGGTGATTCGCTCCCGGGCCAATCCTTCCGCGCCAAGGATTGGCAGGAGCCGCGCTTCGATGTCGGACCAGTAGTGATCGAGGATCGCGGCCGCGAAAGCCTCTTTGCTGGCGTAGTAGGCGTAGAACGAGCCCTTCGGCACGCCGGCCGCATCGGTGATGTCCTTGACGCCGCTGGCGGCAAAGCCACGCGCATGCACGAGGTCGAGTCCCGCGGCCAGTAGGCGACGGCGCACCTCAGGGTTCGGCGGCCGTGGCATGCCATCGATATTAGCCGACCGGTCGCCTATCTTCGGTCGATCGGGCTAGCTGCGAGCTCCGGGTCCATCCACTACCAAACCCGAGCAGCCACTACGGCACCGGATTCGGTGGATGATCCTTCCGACCGTGTCTCCCCGCGAGGAGTACTGGTACCAGACCAGGGCATCGGCGAGCCCATGGCACTTGCGGCATTTGTCGGTTTCACGTTTGTACATTGGCGTCCTCCATCCTGAGGAGCGGGGGGAATCGTCCAACGCTGGGCGACATGAATTTAAATTACACCAGCGTAATTCGTTCGGCGCTTTCCCGCGCCGAGAGGCTTATAACTTTAGCGGCTGGACGCCATCCCCGCAGCTCAGATCGGACGTGGAGGATGCCTAGCTGCTCGAAATGCGTCCCTAACCGTCGGTGGATAGCGTCGATATTGCCGCGCCGACGAAGGGGAAAACGGATGCCGTTGCGCAACCGTCAAGCTCCGTCGATTGCCGGGGGCTACGGCGTTGTGTGGAATGGCTATTGCTGCAACAGGTATCGGGGCGAGCGCGACCCGGGGGCCCACCGGCCGATGCCGGAGTGGCGCACGCTGCCGGTCACCACGTCGATGTCGCACACCGACGACGTAACGGCATTTCGCAGCGCGCGAAAGTCTAGAACCAGGGACCGGGGTAGTGGCCGTCCTGGTCTTGCACCATGACGATTTCCTTGCACTCTCCGCCTGCGGTGGTCTCGCCGCGGCAGACCAGCGTCCATCCCGATATCCGCTCGAAAGGCCGGATGGACCAGTTTGTCGCGACGGGATCGGGCGCGGGCAAGGCGAGCACGGAGTAGGTTCCGCCGATGTTGGTGATGTAGAGGTGGTCGCCGAAGAATGCCATTTTGGAGATCGGCATCTTCTTGGCGTCCTCCCGATTCTTCAGCAGGTCCCAGTGTTGGGTGCGCAGGTTCCACACTCCAAAGCCGAACTGCGAATCAGCCGACTCCCGACCATCGACGAAGAGCTTTCCGTCCGACAGCGTCGCGGCCAATCCGCCGCCGGAGATCCGGTCGGAATCGCCAACCTTGATGACGGCCTTGGCGTTCAGGTCGAAAAACATGGTCGACACGACCGTCGCAGAGTCTCGACGGGTGATCTTCACCAATTTGTCAGGCCCGTCGGACAATTCGGCGTCGACGGTGACCACCTCGTTGTCCTGATAGATCGCTTCGCCCGACGGGCGGCGCAGCTCCGCACCAGACGTCTTGCCGGCTTGCGTGTTTCGTTGAAACGACAACACGTCCGGCCAGACGCGACCGGGGGCAGGGTCGTTCCATGCCATGGACAAATCAGTGTCGGAAAGAATGACGGTTCGTGGCAGTGAGGCGGTGGCATGCCCATCGGTGAACGCGTTGAGCCATGCCGCGCCGGATGTCGTTGCGCCAAGCCGCCATTGCTTCGCTTCGGTCAATTTCAAGTCGGGAGTCGGTGGTTGCAGATCTTTCGTCGCGACCTGTTGTCCGGTCTTGAAATCGACGGCGTATGCGGTGGTTTCGGTTACTTCGGGCTGCGGTGCCTGCGCCGATTTCAGCGTCGTCACCACGTAGACGACTTTCAAGTCGTCCGCTGTGCCCGATAGTGCGCAGATGGCTCCGCTGACATTCTCACCGGGGGGAATCGCGGGTAGGGCCGGCGCCACGTATTGCCCTGTTTTCGTATCGAATATCTTGGGGCGAATATCCTCGAGTGCAGATTTGCTGACGGAGAATTCCTCGGGGCAGCCGAAGTAAGCCGTTCCGCCATAGCTTTTCCAGTCCTTCTCCAGCGGGCCGGTGATCGGT
The DNA window shown above is from Mycobacterium sp. Aquia_216 and carries:
- a CDS encoding DUF732 domain-containing protein, which translates into the protein MRTGITSLASALAGVSVMLTAAIICAGAAAADSQEDQFVAELSQLQIPVVDNVPGLVYRAHELCGELDRGTSFQGVVDEVTNTTYQDNPSLRMVPDRVTRTAVKFITASVDNYCPSHKGQLPPPS
- a CDS encoding zinc-binding dehydrogenase encodes the protein MKAWQVHGIGEPIDVLRQVDRDPPDPGAEHVRIKVAAAGLGLPDVLMCRGTYPLTPPLPFTPGQEFVGTVTAVGPGADIAIGTRVLGVSDFVSGNGSFAAEALAHASNVFPAPPGLDDSAAAGFWIPNTTAWIGLVDRGGLGAGQRLTVLGAAGGSGIAAVQLGKALHAEVLAVVSDDRRAEFCRSLGADHVVVAHGDTTADGAPLAQALREATNWAGVDLVFDPVGGAQGTAAMGALARDGRHLAVGFASGAWPTPDVQMMVLTNTTLVGVLAAGYSREHVEEILRGLAQFVDAGAIQPTVSETVSFQDIPEALARLGGRKVLGKIVAEIDGS
- a CDS encoding cysteine hydrolase is translated as MTDLANYAEPQNPALPRSNFEFDHRHAALVVTDPQVDFLSPEGVSWSVFGDSVRDNNTVAHIGELFSAAKLAGITVAVSPHYFYPTDSQWRFGDPLEQFMTKVGMFERRDAYTSDGFAGSGADFLPDYQHHIHDGRTVIASPHKIVGPESNDLVLQLRKRGVNQVLLAGMAANLCVEGHLRELIEQGFEVAVVKDATAGPRLPEGDGYLAALINFRFLASAVWTTDQAVARLKQTIVAEHLSPRNKGHQQTMETKRLGSTGI
- a CDS encoding TetR/AcrR family transcriptional regulator; the encoded protein is MPRPPNPEVRRRLLAAGLDLVHARGFAASGVKDITDAAGVPKGSFYAYYASKEAFAAAILDHYWSDIEARLLPILGAEGLARERITRFFHALADEHESGEFLLGCLVGNLALELGGSSERVRVELVRILDRWDAALTACVRTGQDSAGDVRADVGADELASLLIESWEGAALRGKVTRSRAPYERFETITVPALLS